The Mycobacterium paragordonae genome includes a region encoding these proteins:
- a CDS encoding DUF4229 domain-containing protein, which yields MPEALNDKTGDGSAAARGVVAVLLYVAARLLLFVVVTAGIYGFARLLGVADFPLFVAALGGLIISMPLGMWVFSPLRRRATATLAVSGERRRREREQLQARLRGEAHTPDRPEE from the coding sequence GTGCCAGAAGCGCTTAACGACAAGACCGGTGACGGTAGTGCCGCTGCCCGGGGCGTCGTCGCAGTCCTGCTGTACGTGGCGGCCAGGTTGCTGCTGTTCGTCGTCGTCACCGCCGGAATCTACGGGTTCGCGCGCCTGCTCGGCGTGGCTGACTTTCCGCTGTTCGTGGCCGCCCTCGGCGGTCTGATCATTTCGATGCCGCTGGGCATGTGGGTGTTCAGTCCCTTGCGGCGCCGCGCGACCGCCACGCTCGCGGTGTCCGGAGAGCGCCGGCGCCGGGAACGTGAGCAGTTGCAGGCCCGGTTGCGCGGTGAGGCCCACACCCCCGACAGACCCGAGGAATAG
- a CDS encoding glycosyltransferase, with the protein MSEVTVVLPCLNEEESLPGVLAAIPPGYQALVVDNNSTDGTAAVAARHGARVVAESRPGYGAAVHAGVVAATTPIVAVIDADGSMDPGDLPRLVAELERGADMVTGRRRPVAGLHWPWVARVGTVVMSWRLRTRHRLPVHDIAPMRVARREALLDLGVADRRSGYPLELLVRAAAAGWRVVELDISYGPRTGGKSKVSGSLRGSVTAILDFWKVIS; encoded by the coding sequence ATGTCCGAGGTGACCGTCGTGCTGCCCTGTCTCAACGAGGAAGAGTCGTTGCCGGGCGTGCTCGCCGCCATCCCGCCCGGTTACCAGGCGCTCGTGGTCGACAACAACAGCACCGACGGCACCGCCGCGGTGGCGGCCCGCCACGGTGCCCGGGTGGTGGCCGAGTCCAGGCCGGGATACGGCGCGGCGGTGCACGCGGGTGTGGTCGCCGCGACCACGCCGATCGTGGCGGTGATCGATGCCGACGGCTCGATGGACCCCGGCGACCTGCCCAGACTGGTCGCCGAGCTGGAGCGCGGCGCCGACATGGTGACCGGACGGCGACGCCCGGTCGCCGGCCTGCACTGGCCGTGGGTGGCCCGGGTGGGCACCGTCGTGATGAGCTGGCGGCTTCGTACCCGGCACCGGTTACCGGTCCACGACATCGCGCCCATGCGGGTGGCCCGGCGCGAGGCGCTGCTCGATCTGGGCGTCGCGGACCGACGATCGGGCTATCCGCTGGAACTGCTGGTTCGCGCCGCCGCAGCGGGCTGGCGGGTAGTCGAACTCGATATCAGCTACGGCCCACGGACCGGCGGCAAATCCAAGGTCAGCGGATCGCTGCGGGGCAGCGTCACCGCCATTCTGGACTTCTGGAAGGTGATCTCGTGA
- a CDS encoding S-methyl-5'-thioadenosine phosphorylase, giving the protein MHKIARVLGVIGGTGFYTFFDSDTRTVHPDTPWGEPSAPITIGAVGDHEVAFLPRHGAKHEYSAHTVPYRANMWALRALGVRRVFAPCAVGSLNPAIERGAVVVPDQLVDRTSGRADTYFDTGGVHTSFADPYCPTLRTAATVLPDVVDGGTMVVIQGPRFSTRAESQWFAAAGFSLVNMTGYPEAILARELELCYAAIALITDVDAGVAVGEGVKGVDVFAEFGQNIEMFKQLVRSAIGGVAAERTCTHCLQHAGVPLPFELP; this is encoded by the coding sequence ATGCATAAGATTGCGCGGGTGCTCGGAGTGATTGGCGGTACCGGCTTCTATACGTTCTTCGATTCAGACACCCGAACCGTCCACCCGGACACCCCGTGGGGTGAACCCAGTGCCCCGATCACGATCGGCGCGGTCGGCGACCATGAGGTCGCCTTTCTGCCCCGCCACGGCGCCAAACACGAGTATTCGGCGCACACCGTCCCGTACCGGGCGAACATGTGGGCGCTGCGCGCGCTGGGTGTCCGGCGGGTGTTCGCGCCCTGTGCGGTGGGCAGTCTGAATCCCGCGATCGAGCGGGGCGCGGTGGTGGTGCCCGACCAACTCGTCGACCGCACCAGCGGCCGGGCGGACACCTACTTCGATACCGGCGGGGTGCACACCAGCTTCGCCGACCCGTACTGCCCGACGTTGCGCACCGCGGCCACCGTCCTGCCCGACGTGGTGGACGGCGGCACCATGGTGGTGATCCAGGGCCCCCGCTTTTCCACCCGGGCCGAGAGTCAGTGGTTCGCCGCGGCCGGGTTCAGCCTGGTCAACATGACCGGATATCCGGAGGCCATCCTCGCTCGTGAGCTTGAATTATGTTATGCGGCAATAGCTTTGATCACTGACGTGGATGCCGGGGTGGCCGTCGGCGAAGGCGTGAAGGGTGTCGACGTGTTCGCCGAGTTCGGGCAGAACATCGAGATGTTCAAGCAGCTGGTGCGCTCCGCGATCGGTGGCGTCGCGGCCGAGCGCACCTGCACGCACTGCCTCCAGCACGCCGGGGTTCCGTTGCCTTTCGAGCTGCCATGA
- a CDS encoding cytochrome c biogenesis protein ResB, translating into MGTALVLLFLLALGAIPGALLPQRSLNAGKVDEYLHTHPMIGPWLNELQAFDVFSSFWFTAIYVLLFVSLVGCLTPRIFEHARSLRAKPVAAPRNLSRLPKHAEARATGDAEALATTVTDRLRGWRTTTRRTGDTVEVSAEKGYLREFGNLVFHFSLLGLLVAVAAGKLFGYEGNVIVIADGGPGFCSASPAVFDSFRAGNTVDGTSLHPICLRVNNFQANYLPSGQATSFAADIAYQAGDDLTSNTWRPYRLEVNHPLRIGGNRVYLQGHGYAPTFTVTFPNGQTRTSTVQWRPDNPQTLLSSGVARIDPPAGSYPTAEERRQHEIAIQGLLAPTEQLDGTLLSSQFPALNDPAVAIDIYRGDTGLDTGRPQSLFNLDPRLIEQGRLTKEKRVNLRVGDQVRIDQGPAAGTTVRFDGAVPFVNLQVSHDPGQIWVLVFAISMMAGLLVSLLVRRRRVWVRLTPTTGTPATVDVELGGLARTDNSGWGDEFERLTERLVAGFGKVPEQAETKVDVT; encoded by the coding sequence ATGGGCACCGCGCTGGTGCTGCTGTTCCTGCTGGCGCTCGGCGCGATTCCCGGCGCACTGTTGCCGCAGCGCAGCCTCAACGCCGGCAAGGTCGACGAATACCTGCACACCCACCCGATGATCGGGCCGTGGCTCAACGAGCTGCAGGCCTTCGACGTCTTCTCCAGCTTCTGGTTCACCGCCATCTACGTGCTGCTGTTCGTGTCGCTGGTCGGCTGCCTGACCCCGCGGATCTTCGAGCACGCCCGCAGCCTGCGGGCCAAGCCGGTGGCCGCGCCGCGCAACCTGTCCAGGCTGCCCAAGCACGCCGAAGCCCGGGCGACCGGCGACGCCGAGGCCCTGGCCACCACCGTCACCGACCGGCTGCGGGGCTGGCGCACCACCACCCGTCGCACCGGCGACACCGTCGAGGTCTCTGCCGAGAAGGGCTACCTGCGGGAGTTCGGCAACCTCGTCTTCCACTTCTCGCTGCTGGGTTTGCTGGTCGCCGTCGCCGCCGGCAAGCTGTTCGGCTACGAGGGCAACGTCATCGTCATCGCCGACGGCGGACCGGGATTCTGCTCGGCGTCGCCGGCGGTGTTCGACTCGTTCCGCGCCGGCAACACCGTCGACGGCACGTCGTTGCACCCGATCTGCTTGCGGGTCAACAACTTCCAGGCCAACTACCTGCCCTCGGGACAGGCCACCTCGTTCGCCGCCGACATCGCCTACCAGGCCGGGGACGACCTGACGTCCAACACCTGGCGGCCCTACCGGCTGGAGGTCAACCACCCGCTGCGCATCGGCGGCAACCGGGTGTACCTACAGGGGCACGGCTATGCCCCCACCTTCACCGTCACGTTCCCCAACGGCCAGACCCGCACCTCGACCGTGCAGTGGCGGCCCGACAATCCGCAGACGCTGCTGTCCTCCGGCGTGGCGCGCATCGACCCGCCGGCCGGGAGCTACCCCACCGCCGAGGAGCGCCGGCAACACGAGATCGCCATCCAGGGCCTGCTGGCGCCCACCGAGCAACTCGACGGCACCCTGCTGTCGTCGCAGTTCCCGGCGCTCAACGACCCGGCCGTGGCCATCGACATCTACCGCGGCGACACCGGCCTGGACACCGGACGGCCCCAGTCGCTGTTCAACCTCGATCCGCGGCTGATCGAACAGGGCCGGCTGACCAAGGAGAAGCGGGTCAATCTGCGCGTCGGCGACCAGGTGCGTATCGACCAGGGTCCCGCGGCCGGCACGACGGTCCGCTTCGACGGCGCGGTGCCGTTCGTCAACCTGCAGGTCTCGCACGACCCCGGGCAGATCTGGGTGCTGGTGTTCGCGATCTCGATGATGGCGGGGCTGTTGGTGTCACTGCTGGTGCGCCGGCGCCGGGTCTGGGTTCGCCTGACGCCCACAACCGGTACTCCAGCTACGGTTGACGTCGAATTGGGCGGTCTGGCGCGCACCGACAACTCCGGATGGGGCGACGAGTTCGAACGGCTGACCGAGCGGTTGGTGGCCGGGTTCGGCAAAGTCCCCGAGCAAGCCGAAACGAAAGTGGACGTCACATGA
- a CDS encoding MinD/ParA family ATP-binding protein yields MSEHPTPGAGAPRVHPGNGEGTGSPNVSPDQPTTEFKPAADAVGEAPTRAFSGFRTERRNTPAEPGPAPHQTAELERPQWDAGPTTGPVTGVTRVDPTAYGAYYPGPPETPSTPERPQFRPEPLPHAPYPELSTTVLLRPVKPPPSEGWRRALYVMSGQLINLGEGPRAMRHNNLVAQINRPLRGCYRIAVLSLKGGVGKTTITASLGSTFASVRGDRVVAVDANPDRGTLSQKVPLETPATVRHLLRDADSIDRYSDVRSYTSQNADGLEILASESDPAVSEAFNGDDYTRALDILERFYGLVLTDCGTGLLHSTMSAVLAKSDVLIVVASGSIDGARSASATLDWLEAHGYEDLVRNSVAVINAVRSRSGKVDMDKVIDHFARRCRAVRVVPFDAHLEEGAEISLDRLKRDTREAVAELAAVVADGFPADQRRANPNFV; encoded by the coding sequence GTGTCAGAGCATCCGACGCCGGGCGCGGGGGCGCCGCGGGTTCACCCGGGCAATGGAGAAGGCACGGGCAGCCCGAACGTCAGTCCGGATCAGCCGACCACGGAGTTCAAGCCGGCCGCCGACGCCGTCGGCGAGGCGCCCACCCGGGCGTTCAGCGGGTTCCGCACCGAGCGGCGTAACACCCCCGCCGAGCCCGGCCCGGCACCGCACCAGACCGCCGAGCTGGAGCGTCCCCAGTGGGATGCCGGCCCGACGACCGGTCCGGTGACCGGTGTCACCCGAGTGGACCCGACCGCCTACGGCGCGTACTACCCCGGGCCACCGGAAACCCCCAGCACCCCGGAGCGGCCCCAGTTCCGTCCGGAACCGTTACCGCACGCGCCGTACCCCGAGCTGTCCACGACCGTGCTGCTGCGCCCGGTCAAGCCGCCGCCATCGGAGGGCTGGCGCCGGGCCCTCTACGTGATGTCGGGTCAGCTGATCAACCTGGGTGAGGGCCCGCGCGCGATGCGGCACAACAACCTGGTCGCCCAGATCAACCGGCCGTTGCGCGGCTGCTACCGCATCGCGGTGCTGTCGCTGAAGGGCGGGGTCGGCAAGACGACCATCACCGCGTCACTAGGGTCCACCTTTGCGTCCGTGCGGGGTGACCGGGTGGTCGCGGTGGACGCCAACCCGGACCGCGGAACGCTGAGCCAGAAGGTTCCGCTCGAGACGCCGGCGACGGTGCGGCACCTGCTGCGCGACGCGGACAGCATCGACCGGTACAGCGACGTTCGCAGCTACACCTCGCAGAACGCGGACGGCCTGGAAATCCTGGCCTCCGAAAGCGACCCGGCCGTATCGGAGGCCTTCAACGGCGACGACTACACCCGGGCCCTCGACATCCTCGAGCGGTTCTACGGCCTGGTCCTCACCGACTGCGGCACGGGCCTGCTCCATTCGACGATGTCGGCCGTCCTGGCGAAGTCCGACGTGCTGATCGTGGTCGCCTCCGGCTCCATCGACGGTGCCCGCAGCGCCTCGGCGACTCTGGACTGGTTGGAAGCCCACGGCTACGAAGACCTGGTGCGCAACTCCGTCGCGGTGATCAACGCGGTGCGGTCGCGCTCCGGCAAGGTCGACATGGACAAGGTGATCGACCACTTCGCGCGGCGGTGCCGGGCGGTCCGGGTGGTGCCCTTCGATGCCCACCTCGAGGAAGGCGCCGAAATCAGCCTGGACCGGTTGAAGCGGGACACTCGCGAGGCCGTCGCCGAGTTGGCTGCGGTGGTCGCCGACGGGTTCCCGGCCGACCAGCGGCGGGCCAACCCGAACTTCGTCTAG
- the fabH gene encoding beta-ketoacyl-ACP synthase III translates to MTEIATVSGPTNIGLLSVGAYRPERVVTNEEICQNIDSSDEWIYSRTGIKTRRFAADDESAASMAAEACRRALKNASLSASDVDGVIVTTNTHFLQTPPAAPMVAAALGAKDVLGFDISAGCAGFGYALSTATNLIRGGGARKMLVVGTEKLSPTIDMYDRGNCFIFADGAAAVVVGETPFQGVGPTIAGSDGEQSSAIRQDIDWITFAQNPSGPRPFVRLEGPAVFRWAAFKMGDVGRRALEAAGVGPDQIDVFVPHQANTRINDLLVKNLQLRPDTVVANDIEHAGNTSAASIPLAIAELMDTGAAKPGDLALLIGYGAGLTYAAQVVRMPLHSD, encoded by the coding sequence ATGACGGAGATCGCCACGGTCAGTGGCCCCACGAATATCGGACTGCTCAGCGTCGGGGCATACCGTCCCGAGCGCGTCGTCACCAACGAAGAGATATGCCAGAACATCGACTCGTCGGACGAATGGATCTACTCACGCACCGGAATCAAGACCCGCCGGTTCGCCGCCGACGACGAGTCCGCCGCCTCGATGGCGGCCGAGGCCTGCCGGCGCGCCCTGAAGAACGCCTCGCTGTCGGCCTCCGACGTCGACGGCGTGATCGTCACCACCAACACCCACTTCTTGCAGACCCCGCCGGCCGCCCCGATGGTCGCGGCCGCCCTGGGCGCCAAAGATGTTCTCGGCTTTGACATCTCGGCCGGGTGTGCCGGGTTCGGCTACGCGTTGAGCACGGCGACCAACCTGATCCGCGGCGGCGGCGCCCGCAAGATGCTGGTGGTCGGCACTGAGAAACTGTCGCCGACGATCGACATGTACGACCGCGGCAACTGCTTCATCTTCGCTGACGGCGCCGCCGCGGTGGTGGTAGGCGAGACACCGTTCCAAGGCGTCGGACCGACCATCGCGGGCAGCGACGGCGAGCAGTCCAGCGCGATCCGGCAGGACATCGACTGGATCACGTTCGCGCAGAACCCCAGTGGCCCGCGACCGTTCGTGCGGCTGGAAGGTCCGGCGGTGTTCCGCTGGGCGGCCTTCAAGATGGGCGACGTCGGGCGCCGTGCGCTGGAGGCCGCCGGGGTCGGACCCGACCAGATCGACGTGTTCGTGCCGCACCAGGCCAATACCCGGATCAACGACCTGCTCGTGAAGAACCTGCAGCTACGTCCGGACACCGTCGTCGCCAACGACATCGAGCATGCCGGGAACACCTCGGCCGCCTCCATACCGCTGGCGATCGCCGAACTCATGGACACCGGGGCGGCCAAACCGGGCGACCTGGCCCTGCTGATCGGCTACGGCGCTGGCCTCACCTACGCCGCACAGGTCGTGCGGATGCCGCTGCACAGCGACTGA
- the ccsB gene encoding c-type cytochrome biogenesis protein CcsB: protein MNTQHINIGLARYSDWAFTSAVVALVVALLLLAYELAYVRARKLEPVAVAAGTVTTDSVAPGIVAETQQRPLDERVGRAGLAVLYLGIGLLFACIVLRGLATMRVPWGNMYEFINLTCMSGLIAGAVVLRRPQYRPLWVFLLLPILILLTVSGRWLYANAAPVMPALQSYWLPIHVSVVSLGSGVFMVAGIASILFLLRTSRFGEPDARGRLPRLVQRFPDAQTLDRIAYRTTIFAFPVFGFGVIFGAIWAEEAWGRYWGWDPKETVSFIAWVVYAAYLHARSTAGWRDRKAAWINVVGFVAMVFNLFFVNLVTVGLHSYAGVG from the coding sequence ATGAACACCCAGCACATCAACATCGGCCTGGCCCGGTACTCCGACTGGGCGTTCACGTCGGCGGTGGTGGCGCTGGTGGTGGCACTGCTGCTGCTGGCCTACGAGCTCGCCTACGTCCGCGCGCGCAAGCTCGAACCGGTGGCCGTGGCCGCCGGGACGGTGACCACCGACAGCGTCGCGCCCGGGATCGTGGCCGAGACGCAGCAGCGGCCGCTCGACGAACGTGTCGGCCGGGCCGGCCTGGCCGTGCTCTACCTCGGCATCGGTCTGCTGTTCGCCTGCATCGTGTTGCGGGGACTGGCCACCATGCGGGTGCCCTGGGGCAACATGTACGAGTTCATCAACCTGACCTGCATGTCCGGGTTGATCGCCGGCGCGGTCGTGCTGCGCCGCCCGCAGTACCGGCCGCTGTGGGTATTCCTATTGCTGCCGATCCTCATCCTGCTGACCGTCTCCGGCCGCTGGCTCTACGCCAACGCCGCGCCGGTGATGCCGGCCCTGCAGTCCTACTGGCTGCCCATCCACGTGTCGGTGGTCAGTCTCGGCTCGGGGGTCTTCATGGTCGCCGGTATCGCCAGCATCCTGTTCCTGCTGCGCACGTCGCGGTTCGGCGAGCCGGACGCCCGAGGCCGGCTACCGCGGCTGGTGCAGCGGTTCCCGGATGCCCAGACGCTGGACCGGATCGCGTACCGCACCACGATCTTCGCCTTCCCGGTGTTCGGATTCGGGGTCATCTTCGGGGCGATCTGGGCGGAGGAGGCGTGGGGCCGCTACTGGGGATGGGACCCCAAGGAAACCGTGTCCTTCATCGCATGGGTGGTGTACGCCGCCTACCTCCATGCCAGGTCAACCGCGGGTTGGCGGGATCGCAAGGCCGCCTGGATCAACGTCGTGGGATTCGTCGCCATGGTCTTCAACCTGTTCTTCGTTAACCTGGTGACGGTCGGCCTGCACTCCTACGCGGGCGTTGGCTGA
- a CDS encoding NAD-dependent epimerase/dehydratase family protein: protein MRVLLTGAAGFIGSRVEAALTAAGHEVVGVDVLLPAAHGPDAVLPEGCHRVDVRDAEALAPLLAGVDLVCHQAAMVGAGVNAADAPEYGGHNDFGTTVLLAQMFAAGVSRLVLASSMVVYGQGRYRCGEHGLVDPQPRRRSDLDAGNFEHRCPHCGEPVGWQLVDEDAALRPRSLYAASKTAQEHYALAWTEATGGSVVALRYHNVYGPGMPRDTPYSGVAAIFRSSLEKGEPPRVFEDGGQMRDFVHVDDIAAANLAAMNTDPAGFTAANVCSGRPIAIREVADALCRARGGDLSPVVTGQYRSGDVRHIVADPARAAEVLGFRAAVEPMAGLREFAFAPLR, encoded by the coding sequence ATGAGGGTGCTGCTGACCGGAGCGGCCGGATTCATCGGCTCCCGGGTCGAGGCGGCGCTAACGGCCGCCGGTCATGAAGTGGTCGGCGTCGATGTCCTGCTGCCCGCTGCGCACGGTCCGGACGCCGTCCTCCCGGAGGGGTGTCACCGGGTCGACGTCCGCGACGCCGAGGCCCTCGCCCCCCTGCTGGCCGGAGTGGACCTGGTGTGTCATCAGGCCGCGATGGTGGGCGCCGGGGTGAACGCCGCCGACGCCCCCGAGTACGGCGGCCACAACGATTTCGGCACGACGGTGCTGCTGGCGCAGATGTTCGCCGCCGGCGTCTCGCGGCTGGTGCTGGCGTCGTCGATGGTGGTCTACGGGCAGGGCCGCTATCGGTGCGGTGAGCACGGACTGGTGGACCCGCAGCCACGGCGGCGCAGCGACTTGGACGCCGGAAACTTCGAGCACCGCTGCCCGCACTGCGGTGAACCGGTCGGCTGGCAGTTGGTGGACGAGGACGCGGCGCTGCGGCCCCGCAGCCTCTACGCAGCCAGCAAGACCGCCCAGGAGCACTACGCGCTGGCGTGGACGGAGGCCACCGGCGGTTCGGTGGTCGCGCTGCGCTACCACAACGTGTACGGGCCGGGCATGCCGCGCGACACGCCCTATTCCGGGGTGGCGGCCATCTTCCGGTCGTCACTGGAAAAGGGCGAGCCGCCGCGGGTTTTCGAGGACGGTGGTCAGATGCGGGACTTCGTGCACGTCGACGACATCGCCGCGGCCAACCTCGCCGCGATGAACACGGATCCGGCCGGGTTCACCGCGGCCAATGTCTGCTCCGGGCGCCCGATCGCGATCCGGGAGGTGGCCGACGCATTGTGCCGCGCGCGGGGCGGCGACTTGTCACCGGTCGTCACCGGGCAGTACCGCAGCGGGGACGTGCGACACATCGTCGCCGATCCCGCCCGCGCGGCAGAGGTCCTGGGTTTCCGGGCGGCAGTGGAACCGATGGCGGGGTTGCGCGAGTTCGCGTTCGCTCCGCTGCGGTAG
- a CDS encoding 1,4-dihydroxy-2-naphthoate polyprenyltransferase, producing MASFAQWISGARPRTLPNAVAPVIAGTGAAAWLHGAVWWKALLALAVALSFIVGVNYANDYSDGIRGTDDERAGPVRLVGSRLAAPRAVLTAALVSLFVGCVAGLALALVSAPWLIAVGAVSVLGAWLYTGGSRPYGYSGLGEVAVFVFFGLIAVLGTQYTQALRIDWVGLVLAVGIGALSSSVLVANNLRDIPTDAQSGKITLAVRLGDGRTRVLYHTLLVVPGLLTPVLMLATPWCAAGLVAAPLALRADRPVRSGRGGPELIPVLRDTGLTMVVWSIAVAAALAYSGHA from the coding sequence GTGGCCAGTTTTGCCCAGTGGATCTCCGGAGCGCGCCCGCGCACGCTGCCGAACGCGGTAGCCCCCGTGATCGCGGGCACCGGCGCAGCGGCCTGGCTGCACGGTGCGGTGTGGTGGAAGGCGCTGTTGGCGCTCGCTGTGGCGCTGTCGTTCATCGTCGGCGTCAACTACGCCAACGACTACTCCGACGGAATCCGCGGCACCGACGACGAACGCGCCGGCCCGGTGCGGTTGGTGGGTTCGCGGCTGGCGGCCCCGCGAGCGGTCCTGACGGCGGCGCTGGTGAGCCTGTTCGTCGGTTGCGTGGCGGGGCTGGCGCTGGCGCTGGTCAGCGCGCCGTGGTTGATCGCGGTGGGCGCGGTGTCGGTGCTGGGGGCCTGGCTGTACACCGGCGGGTCGCGGCCGTACGGCTACTCGGGACTGGGCGAGGTCGCGGTGTTCGTGTTCTTCGGCCTGATCGCGGTGCTGGGCACGCAGTACACACAGGCCCTGCGGATCGACTGGGTGGGCCTGGTGCTGGCGGTGGGCATCGGGGCGCTGTCGTCCTCGGTGCTGGTCGCCAACAACCTGCGCGACATCCCGACCGACGCGCAGTCCGGAAAGATCACCCTGGCGGTGCGACTGGGCGACGGCCGCACCCGGGTGCTCTATCACACGCTGCTGGTCGTCCCGGGTCTGCTGACACCGGTGCTGATGCTGGCGACGCCGTGGTGCGCCGCGGGTCTGGTGGCGGCGCCGCTGGCCCTGCGCGCCGACCGGCCGGTCCGGTCCGGCCGCGGCGGCCCGGAGCTGATCCCGGTGCTGCGTGACACCGGCCTCACCATGGTGGTGTGGTCGATTGCGGTGGCTGCCGCGCTGGCGTACAGCGGGCACGCCTAG
- a CDS encoding TIGR04282 family arsenosugar biosynthesis glycosyltransferase, producing the protein MTLPVTLLVVAKAPEPGLAKTRLAATVGNRVAAEIAAAALLDTLDAVAAAPVAARVIALTGNLDNAAGAAEIRELLGAFTVVEQRGDDFADRLANAHADAASAGYPVLQIGMDTPQVTVELLSVCARRLLETPAVLGMAQDGGWWILGVRDPADAQCLRGVPMSQSDTGDLTRKALQDNGLDVALVQELADIDVIADVAGVRQACGHTSRFARATAGVATSS; encoded by the coding sequence GTGACGTTGCCGGTCACGCTGCTGGTGGTGGCCAAAGCGCCCGAGCCCGGGCTGGCCAAGACCCGGCTGGCCGCGACGGTCGGAAACCGCGTTGCCGCCGAGATCGCCGCCGCCGCGCTGCTCGACACGCTGGATGCGGTGGCCGCGGCCCCGGTTGCCGCACGCGTGATCGCCCTGACCGGAAACCTGGACAACGCCGCCGGCGCGGCTGAGATCCGGGAACTGCTCGGCGCGTTCACCGTCGTCGAACAGCGCGGCGACGACTTCGCCGACCGCCTGGCCAACGCGCACGCCGACGCGGCGAGCGCGGGCTACCCGGTGCTGCAGATCGGGATGGACACGCCGCAAGTCACCGTCGAACTGCTGTCCGTCTGCGCGCGCCGGTTGCTGGAGACCCCGGCCGTGCTCGGAATGGCGCAGGACGGTGGCTGGTGGATTCTGGGAGTACGTGATCCGGCCGACGCTCAGTGCCTGCGCGGCGTCCCGATGTCGCAGTCCGACACCGGCGATCTGACGCGTAAAGCGTTGCAGGACAATGGTCTTGATGTTGCTCTGGTGCAAGAGCTGGCCGACATCGACGTCATCGCCGATGTCGCGGGGGTGCGTCAGGCATGCGGGCACACCAGTCGCTTCGCCCGGGCCACCGCAGGCGTCGCTACCAGTTCGTAA
- a CDS encoding cytochrome c biogenesis CcdA family protein — protein sequence MTGFAHIASAGPLVVALGVCLLAGLVSFASPCVVPLVPGYLSYLAAVVGVEEGEPAGNGAGTLKAPPAARWRIAGSAALFVAGFTAVFVLGTVVVLGMTTTLITNQLLLQRVGGVLTIVMGLVFVGLVPALQRQARFSPRQWTSVAGAPLLGAVFALGWTPCLGPTLTGVITVASATDGANVARGIALVIAYCLGLGIPFVLLAFGSASAMAGLGWLRRHTRAIQVFGGVLLIAVGTALVTGVWNDFVSWLRDAFVSDVRLPI from the coding sequence GTGACCGGTTTCGCCCACATCGCCTCCGCCGGGCCACTGGTGGTGGCGCTCGGGGTGTGTCTGCTGGCCGGGCTGGTGTCGTTCGCGTCGCCGTGTGTGGTGCCGCTGGTGCCCGGTTACCTGTCCTATCTGGCGGCGGTGGTGGGCGTCGAGGAGGGCGAGCCGGCCGGAAACGGCGCCGGGACCCTGAAGGCGCCGCCCGCCGCGCGCTGGCGGATCGCCGGATCGGCGGCGCTGTTCGTCGCCGGGTTCACCGCGGTGTTCGTGCTGGGCACCGTGGTCGTGCTCGGCATGACGACCACGCTGATCACCAACCAGCTGCTGCTGCAGCGAGTCGGCGGTGTGCTGACCATCGTCATGGGACTGGTGTTCGTCGGGCTCGTCCCGGCGCTGCAGCGCCAGGCCCGGTTCAGTCCCCGGCAATGGACCTCGGTCGCCGGGGCCCCGCTGTTGGGTGCGGTGTTCGCGCTGGGCTGGACTCCGTGCCTGGGGCCGACGCTGACCGGGGTGATCACGGTGGCCTCGGCCACCGACGGCGCGAACGTGGCCCGCGGGATCGCGCTGGTGATCGCGTACTGCCTGGGGCTGGGCATTCCGTTCGTGTTGCTGGCGTTCGGCTCGGCCAGTGCGATGGCGGGATTGGGCTGGTTGCGCCGGCATACCCGGGCGATCCAGGTGTTCGGCGGTGTGCTCTTGATCGCGGTCGGCACCGCGCTGGTCACCGGGGTGTGGAACGACTTCGTGTCTTGGCTGCGTGATGCCTTCGTCTCCGATGTCAGGCTGCCGATCTGA